TGGAACCaaggtgatctttgaggttccttccaacccaaaccattctatgatttcatggCACTcgtgtgttgtggtttgtggGTGTGTTGTGACAAGGGGGCTGTAACTCCTGGCAGGTCTGGcaggctgctctgggctttGTAGTTGTGCTAGTCATGAGGTGCTGCCCCTTCCATCTCACTCGTGCTGCTGTGCCTTGCTGCTGTCCCTCCAGGCCTGTCATTAGGCCTGGCCTTTTACTGTTGTGTGTCTTATGTGGGTGTCGTGGTGCCCCTCTTTCTTTCTAAGGTTTTAgctgtatgttttgtttttccgTGGCACAGTTTTGGGAGTGAGTGGAACAGAGGACTGGGTTCCATGCGAAGGTTCCAGAAGATTTGCCCACATTCCATAGAGAGTCCCCTTGTGAAGACAGACAAGCAGGTGGGTAATAAGATGTGCCTAGCTGAAGAGACATCTTTGTCTGGAACTGAGGAGAAGCCCAGCAAGTACATTATTGTGATAGTAGCacaaaagagaaggcaaaatgtttttctaaatgcaTCAGCAAGAAAAGGAGGGCTGAGGAGAATCTTAGTCCCCTGTGGGATACAGATGGAAACCTAGTGACAAAGgatgaagagaaggctgaggtacctGATGCCTTCTGTGCCTCCGTCTTTAAGTGTAAGACCAGTTGTTGTCAGGATACCTGGTTCCCGGAGTTGGAAGACAGGGAGCGGGAGTGAGTGGAACAAAGCTACCATAATGcaagaggagatggtcagtgagCTGCTAgaccacttagacacacacttGCGTCTATGGGGCCAAACAGGATCCAGGCAAAGGTTCTGAGGGAGCTGGCCCAAGTGCTGACGAAGCACTGGAGGTTTTCCAATGTGGCGCCCGTCTGCCAGAAGCTGGAAGGAGGCTGCACGTGCTGACAGCGCTCTCGGTCTGCCcttggtgctggggcaggttatggagcagatcatcttgagtgccatcgCACAGCATGTACGGGACAAGGAGAcgatcaggcccagtcagcgtgggtttatgaaaggcaggtcgTGCTTGAGGACCCTGATCTCCTTCTCTGACAGGTTTAGGTGCTttgtggatgagggaaaggctgtggatgttgtttcCCGGGACTTTGGTAAAGCCTTTGCCAGCGTTGCCCACTGCCTTGTCCTGGAGCATCTGGCTACTCACAGCTTGGATGTGCTTACACTTTGCAGGGTAAAAAACTGCTGAGACAGCTGGGCCCAAAGAGGGGTGGTGAAGGGAGTTCAGCGCAGTTGGTGGCCAAGCACAAGTGTTGTTCTCCAGGACTCAATGTTGAGGACAGTTTTCTTGACTATGTGTATCAATTATTCAGAAGAGGAGATCGAAGGCACCCTCCGTAGGTTTGCAGATGACGCCAAGTTGTTGGGCGGTAGAGTTGATCTTgttgagggaaggaaggaaggcaggctcTCCAGAGGCATCTGGACAGGCTGGCTTGATGGGCCGAGGCCCGTAGGGTGAGGCTGAGGAAGACTCAGTACCGTGTCCTGCCCTTGGGTCGGTCCAGCAGCAGGCCATAGCAGAAGCTTGGGGCGGAATGGCTGGCAAGTGCCCAGCGGGAATGGACCTGGGCGTGTTGGTCAAGAGCACGTGAGCATGAGGCagcgtgtgcccaggtggccaagagggccagcAGCATCGTGTCTTGTTTTAGGCATAGTGTGTCCATCAGGACAGAAGtagggcagggattgtccccctgtcctgggcactggtgaggccacccGTCCAATGGTGGGTTCAGGTTTGGGGCCATCAGAGTAAGCAAGACATGGAGTTGCTGGAGGATGTCCAGAGAAGGTGAAGGAATCTGGGGAAGGGTTTGGAACACAAGTCtcatgaggagcatctgagggaactggggttgttgaACCTGGGCAaaggatgctgaggggagacctccttggtctctgcaactacctgaagaAGGGGTTTGTAATGAAGTAGGcgttggtctcttctccccaaGAGGAAGCGATAGGAGGAGCGGAAATGACGGCAAGTTGTGCCAGcagagatttagattggatattaggaacgATATCTTCCCTACAAGAGTGGTCAGGCTATGGAACTGGCTTCCCATGGCAATGGTGAAGTCGTCATTCCTGGAGGAATCAAAAGAACgtgtagacatggcacttcaggacatgctgtaGCGGGTATGATGGGTGTTGTGGTGTTTTCtggtatttgtttgtttgttagttttttctccctctgggTGAATGGTTGGAGTGGGTGAGATCAGAGGTCTTTCCCAAAGGTGACAATGGTGTGATTGTGTGAAAGGAAGGGTGTTTGCTGTGTTCAGAATGGTTCTGCCAGCTGTGATTCTGCTTGGTGTGATGGGCAGAGAGTGGTGCATGGGAAGAGATTTGGTGGCTCGTGGCTGGCGTGGGGAGCTTGTGTTTGAGGGAGGGGCTGGAAATGGTTTTGTACGCTCAAAGCCTGGTTTGGTCAAGTGAAGGGCTTGTGTGAGAGGCTGGAAGGTTTCCCGTGCTGCTCTGTCTTGCTGTTCTTGCTGTGGAGGGACCTGTTTGCTAAGAGGAATCTCGTAGCCCTTTTCCAGGCAGCACAACGGGCTGTTGAGGTCTGGCTTTGTGCTGTGCGAAGTGGGAATATTTTTGGGGAAGGTAGGGAAGAGGAGGCTTCTGAGGCTGTGATGCAAAAGAATTTTATTGAGTGAAACGAGACAGAAGGTAGCAGCACCAAGTGGAAGGAAGCAGGTGTGAGGTGCAAGCAGGGTGAGAATCATGGAAGGCCCCTTCCTGCAGTCAGTTTTCCCAGAGCacagaggtgtccctgtcctgcCGTGGGAGCAGCCAACTGGAGGTTCTCCGATGGCCCTTGTCTTGTGAGGAGGAGTTTTCAGCAGTGAGCATCggaggcagcagaagaggcaatgcagagaaggcagtgggagaagaggagcaggTCCGTGGGCCATGTTTGCGGGCAGTCCAGGCTGTCCGTTTCCCTGCTGCCTTGCTTGGTGCCTTGAGAGGAGGAGGCGTGGATGGCGAGCCCCCGGTCCAAGCCAGGGAGCAGCCCGGAGGTGCGTCCTCAATCCATGGTGTGGCTGTCAGGGTGAGTGTGGTGGGTGTCAGGAGCGGTGGTGAGGGCCCTTAGCAGGTGTAGCAGCCTCCTCTGCCCCCGAAGCAGCCCAGGCCACCCAGGCCGTAGCCGTATCCCAGGCCGTAGCCGAGGCCGAAGCCGCCGAAGCCGGAGTTGACGGGCACTCCCAGGGCGCTGAGCTCGTTGCCCACGGCAGCGGATGCAGAGGATCCGACGGCGGTGctctgggggaaggaggtgagGATGGGTCCTGGCAGGGTGACCTGCACGGTGGAAGGCTGGATGAGGACGCGGGAGGCCTCGCACTGCCTGACACAGGGCTCGTTGCAGCTGTTGGCCAGCGGGGTGGGTCCGCAAGAGCCGCAGCGGTCGTAGCAGGCCATGTGTGTGGTGAGGAGGGGtcctggaagagagagagagggtgtTGAGCAATGGGAGGGGTTTGGGGGTGCGAGGGGCGGTGTGTGAGGAGGGCAAGGGTGTGGGGAGGCGTCGGGGCTGCTGAGGCTGGGGTAAGAGTGTGTGTTGCCAGAGGCGTGGGCGGCGGGGCAGGAGATGGCAGGAGGGCCAGGGGGTTGAGGCTCACCTGGTTGGTGTGTCAGGAGAAGGCGTCAGGAGAAGTGTGTGAGGGAGAGAGGCGCTGGGCCGGCTTTTATGCAGGTCGGCGAGGGGCGGGACAGCCTTTGCGCATGGCGGCCTTTGGCAGCAAGCAGCTCTTGCGGGCCAGAGCCTCCTGAGTCACCATGTGGAGTCACTTCTCCTTGCCACCACGCTCCCTTTTCATGTCCTCTTCTTGAGGACGTGTCCTTGTGACCCTGGCAGCAGCGTTTAGGTGACAGCCGGTGTTTGGGAGGATTTTCATGGAAGGTGTGTCTCTTGGCACATTTTGAGGCACGGTCAAGACGTAGGAGAGGGGTGATGTGGCAGAGACTGTTTGGGACCTGCAAGGCCACGTGGAACCACCACATCCCTTGTTTGTCTGAAGCAAGACAGCATGGAGTCCTGGGTTAGGCAGGTGTGAGCAGTGCAGGCGGGATGGCAGGTTGGCCTCTTCCCccactgctcctctccagcttgcTTCCCCTGGTTCACCTgtaggagcagctctgcctttgtgCCGACCGCCCGGGCTCTCCTTGGACCCCTAGAAGAAGCCCCTCAACTCCCTTCCAGAGCTCAAGTGCGGTTTGCTGCCCCGAGGGTGGTCTCTGGAGAACAGGACTTGTGGAAGGGATGAAAGTGCCACACTCTCCAGTCGCCCCACCACCTGCGCACCGGGACCCGAGGCTTGCGGCACAGGACGACAGCTGGAAAGACCTTGCTGGAAGGAAGGGGTGCTGATAGCCCTGTCCTGTGGTCTCATCTGTCTTTccatctttgctttctttctttttttccttttctcctgcagcttAAAGTGTCACAAACCCCAGGCTGTGTCCCCAGTTGGTTCCACGGCCGGTCAGGGGAGCAGACATTGTGAGTTAACAACTTCACCGTGGCCCCCCGTTGGTGCTGAAGTAGCGAGCTCTCCGTAAAGAGTTGTTACATGGTTCCTCCAGGCCATGTGCCCCAGCTTTCTTCAGCCCACACTGCGGCCCAGGTGGAACTGGCACACTTTTAGGAGTACAGAAAGATTCACCTTCCTCGAAACCAACCGGGTAGGAGCAAACCGGGTGTCATCACTGAGGTGGGATTGTGTCATCAGAGCGGTTGGAACACGATGATgtttaaaggtcccttccaacccaaaccatgccaTGATCTCATGGCAGTCGTCTGGTGTGGTTTGTGGGTGTGTTGTGACAAGGTGGCCCCATttcctggcagccctggcaggctgCTCTTGGGCTTTGCTGTTTCGCTGATCACGAGGTGCTGCCCCTTCCATCTCACTagttctgctgctttgctgccctCTCGCTCATCCTTTTGTAAAGCCTGGCCTTTCCTTTTGGGTGTGCTCTCTGGGTGTCCTGGTGCCCCTCCTTCTTTCTAAGGTTGTAACTGTGTGTGTTGGGTTCACGTGGTAAGGTTTGTGGAGTGAAAAGGGCTACAGGGGGGGGTTCTGTGAGAAGGTTCTAGAAGATTCTGCCATTGCTGATAGAGAGTCCCCATGTGCCAACAGACAAGCCAACAGGGTAGAACAGTGGCCAGAGTGCTcagagagctttggctggaactGATCAAGTAAGAGAGACTTGATTAAGATTAGGGGAAGGGACACATCAGTCTAGAAGCTTATATGGACCTGTGAGGTTATGTAGAGagacaggcaggaggggcaAAGGCCAACTAGGATTCCACCTGACTACTGTCCTAAAAGACAACAAAAGCTTCTATAAATACCTTGGCAGCAAAAGGTCTGTCACAGCTCTAGCCAATAACTGGGTGACAgatcttctctcttttctccccacTACATTTGCAGGGGAAGATAAACGGGGAATATGGGAGAGAGGCTCCAAAGTAGGAACAAACCAGAAAAGCTTTAGTGAAATAACAAATATTACTAATGAAGAAGGTGGTGACTTATagagaaatacataaatatattcaAAGTGATCAATGAATGTGCTAGGGTGGGACCCACACTGCTCCATTGCTAATAACATCCCAGCTGGAAAGGACAAAAGCTGCATTTAGCAGCAAATGGGGGCAGCAGAGTCCAGGGTCCTGGCAACAGCCCACAGAAATCCTCGGAGTGGTCACACTGGTCCTGCTcagagaggcagggaagagTGCTCCATCTTGGTGAATGATGTTCTTCAGCAAGAAGACAGGATGGGGGAacatcagcagcacagggagggacaaaaggagaaaacaaagagacaCCCCTCAACCCTGCTCAAACACCAGTCACACAAGGGCTCTCTGAGGAGCCTTTTTATACTGAGCACCATGGGAAGGAATACTGTGGTTGGTCCCTTTTGGGTCTCCTGAAACATCCTCTCCTGCCCCTTAGGTACAGCTGCTCCCATCATTGCAATTCTCACATAaacaggctggcagcagctggtggtgtCCTGGGGGTTCTCAGGTGAGTGTGATGTTATAAAATGTTGACCCTGGTACTCTCAAACCAGCACCTGGGGTGACAGTAACAGGTCAGCACTTTGCTGGCTCTGTGCTCATGCCCCTTTTATTAATTGGAATCTTGTTGACTAATTTCC
This Apus apus isolate bApuApu2 chromosome 2, bApuApu2.pri.cur, whole genome shotgun sequence DNA region includes the following protein-coding sequences:
- the LOC127381282 gene encoding feather keratin-like, encoding MACYDRCGSCGPTPLANSCNEPCVRQCEASRVLIQPSTVQVTLPGPILTSFPQSTAVGSSASAAVGNELSALGVPVNSGFGGFGLGYGLGYGYGLGGLGCFGGRGGCYTC